CGGTGATCCCCTCTTCGGTTCGCTCCCCGGCTCGTACGAGACCGGTATGTACGACACCGGCACCTACGGGATGTACGACACCGGTACGCACGGCACGGCGGACGCCTACGGCATGAGCAGCTACGGCACCGGCACCTACAGCACCGAGACCTATGACACGGGGGCGTACCCGGCGGGCGACGGCTATGCCACCGGCGCGTACGACACCGGCACCTATGCCACGGCTCAGTGGGACACCGGCGGCTGGGACACCGGCGCTTATGCCGCCGCCGATCCGCACGCGGCCGCCCCGGGCTACGACCCGTACGCACACACCACCTACGACGCCCCGGCGCACGACGCGACCGCGTACACCTCGTCCGGGTACGAGACGGCCGGTTACGAAGCCACCGCGTACGGCCACGGCGGCTTCGACAGCGGCTTCGACACCGGGACCTACCCCACCGGCGCGTACGACACCGGCAGTTACGACCCCGGCGCGTACGAGACCGCCGATGCCTTCGACGCCTTCGGCCGGCAGGCCACCGCGGTCGAGGAGACCGCGAGCTTCGAGGCCACCGCGATCTGGTCGACCACCGACCAGGACCTGATCGCCGGTATCCCGGCGCAGGCCGGACCGCCCCCGAACGACACGATCCAGTGGGACAGCACCACTTGGGACGAGGCCGGGCACTTCGACACCGCCGGCACCGACGCCGGACGGCCCGGGAACGACCCGTACGACACCGGCCGGGCCGAGGCCGACGACGGCTCCCCCCGCGATGCCGAGGACTACAGCGAGGCCGCGGCCGTGGCGGACGCCATGACGCAGGCCATGCCGATCACCCCCGCGGCCCCCGCCCCCGCAGGCCGGCGGGTCACCGGGCCGGAAGCCGGGCAAGCCGTCCGCGGCCGGGGCCGGCGGCGGACGGCGAAGCGGTCGGCGCTGCTGACCGTCGCGGTGCCCTCGGTCGCCGCCATGGGCGTGTGCGCCGTGGCCACCGCGGCCGTCGCCGATTTCGGCGGGGACGACAAGGCCGATGCGACCGCCCAGGCCGCGCCCGATGTCGCGGCCGTCAAGCCGTCCGCGGCCAACAACAAGCTCGACACCCAGCTCGCCGGACTCAGCGCCAGCGCGGATGACTTCCGCGACCGCGCCAGCCGCACCCAGGAGCGGATCGACCTCAAGGAGCGCCAGGCGCTGGAGCGCCAGCGCAAGGCGAAGGAAGCGGCCCGCAAGGAGGCCATGCGGCCCAAGTTCCTGCTGCCGGTCAAGCAGCACGGGCTGAGCGCCCAGTTCGGCCAGGCCGGGGTCAACTGGATGTCGCTGCACACCGGTATCGACTTCCCGGTCAGCTACGGCACCCCGGTCATGTCCGCCACCGACGGCACCATCCGCACCCAGTGGAACTCCGCCTACGGCAACATGGCGATCGTGACGGCGGCCGACGGCACGGAGACGTGGTACTGCCACCTCAGCAGCACCAAGATCCGTTCCGGGACGGTCAAGGCCGGTGACCAGATTGCCTATTCGGGCAACTCCGGCAATTCCACCGGACCGCATCTGCACTTCGAGGTGCG
This genomic stretch from Streptomyces nigrescens harbors:
- a CDS encoding M23 family metallopeptidase — protein: MNDRHPSGAQPPTGSASDASYAHYPAYDSYGQQASTGSAEYGDGDPLFGSLPGSYETGMYDTGTYGMYDTGTHGTADAYGMSSYGTGTYSTETYDTGAYPAGDGYATGAYDTGTYATAQWDTGGWDTGAYAAADPHAAAPGYDPYAHTTYDAPAHDATAYTSSGYETAGYEATAYGHGGFDSGFDTGTYPTGAYDTGSYDPGAYETADAFDAFGRQATAVEETASFEATAIWSTTDQDLIAGIPAQAGPPPNDTIQWDSTTWDEAGHFDTAGTDAGRPGNDPYDTGRAEADDGSPRDAEDYSEAAAVADAMTQAMPITPAAPAPAGRRVTGPEAGQAVRGRGRRRTAKRSALLTVAVPSVAAMGVCAVATAAVADFGGDDKADATAQAAPDVAAVKPSAANNKLDTQLAGLSASADDFRDRASRTQERIDLKERQALERQRKAKEAARKEAMRPKFLLPVKQHGLSAQFGQAGVNWMSLHTGIDFPVSYGTPVMSATDGTIRTQWNSAYGNMAIVTAADGTETWYCHLSSTKIRSGTVKAGDQIAYSGNSGNSTGPHLHFEVRPGGGAAVDPLPWLQDHGLDPN